The proteins below are encoded in one region of Paenibacillus albus:
- a CDS encoding RNA polymerase sigma factor, with protein sequence MESSQQRQDEQQIERLVASVQQGHTGQYADLVRIFQQPIFRYCYRLLTDKQDAEDAVQDILVKAYQSLHQYKRAENFSAWLYRIAHRHCLNLLRRRRLHQQVMRFMRLELITPGPEAELGSELFNHNPALAAALALLSSEERSLLILRVFEEKSYEELSDIMQARPNALIKRMQRIKQKVQQVMRAEEGTVKWSEPNHLPMNSEI encoded by the coding sequence TTGGAATCGTCACAGCAGCGGCAGGATGAACAACAGATAGAGAGGTTGGTCGCCTCCGTTCAACAAGGACATACCGGGCAATACGCCGATCTTGTACGAATCTTTCAGCAGCCGATCTTCCGCTATTGCTATCGCTTGCTGACGGACAAGCAGGATGCGGAGGACGCCGTGCAGGACATTCTCGTCAAAGCGTACCAGTCCCTTCACCAATACAAGCGGGCAGAAAACTTCTCGGCATGGCTATACCGGATTGCGCACCGGCATTGCTTGAATTTGCTGCGCCGGAGGCGGCTTCATCAACAAGTCATGCGATTCATGAGGCTGGAGCTGATTACGCCAGGGCCGGAGGCAGAGCTCGGCAGCGAGCTGTTCAATCACAATCCGGCGCTTGCAGCCGCACTCGCCCTTCTGTCATCGGAGGAGCGTAGCTTACTCATTCTGCGAGTATTCGAGGAGAAGTCCTATGAAGAGCTGAGCGACATCATGCAGGCTCGACCGAATGCGCTAATCAAGCGCATGCAGCGCATTAAGCAGAAGGTGCAGCAAGTAATGAGAGCAGAGGAGGGGACGGTAAAATGGAGCGAACCGAACCATTTGCCCATGAATTCAGAGATATAA
- a CDS encoding glycoside hydrolase family 140 protein, whose product MSTLQRLKVSSNKRFLIHEDGTPFFWLGDTAWELFHKLNREEADMYLRNRAELKFNVVQAVALAEFDGIATNSAYGRQPLKRNEQGEYDPTMPDTDGDDHYWAHVDAVIDLAASHGLYVALLPTWGDKYHKASFGKGPEIFNGENAKVYGRWLGERYGDRSNIIWVLGGDRSLLTRNHFEVNNGLAAGLREAVGDTQLITFHPSGNTSSSLHMHDEPWLDFNMIQSGHHEQVRENYKHMKGDYDRLPVKPTVDAEPAYEDHPVNFNASRGYFDQADVRTGAYYGVFAGGFGTTYGHHSVWSMTTEPAPYFIMTWQDALNRPGATQMQHLRALMESRPYLDRVPDQSLIAENYEGANYMVATRGENYGLIYSPNGIPFRASLRSLGGGRITASWFDPRTGEYSAIGPVTSNDGEATFVPPTSGRGNDWVLVLTAS is encoded by the coding sequence ATGTCGACGTTGCAGCGTTTGAAAGTAAGCAGCAATAAACGATTTCTGATTCATGAGGATGGCACTCCATTCTTCTGGCTTGGCGATACCGCCTGGGAGCTGTTTCACAAGTTAAACCGGGAAGAAGCGGACATGTATTTGCGCAATCGGGCAGAACTGAAATTTAACGTCGTGCAGGCAGTCGCGCTAGCTGAGTTTGACGGCATTGCAACGAACTCTGCCTATGGCAGGCAGCCATTGAAGCGAAATGAACAAGGCGAGTATGATCCGACAATGCCTGATACAGATGGCGATGACCACTATTGGGCGCATGTCGATGCCGTCATTGATCTTGCGGCGTCGCACGGGCTTTACGTAGCGCTGCTCCCAACTTGGGGCGATAAGTATCATAAGGCTTCGTTCGGCAAAGGACCGGAAATCTTCAACGGCGAGAATGCCAAAGTATATGGACGCTGGCTCGGCGAACGATACGGCGACCGATCCAACATCATTTGGGTGCTTGGCGGAGACCGGTCGCTCCTTACACGCAATCATTTTGAAGTCAACAATGGACTGGCTGCGGGACTGCGGGAAGCTGTCGGCGATACACAGCTCATAACGTTCCATCCAAGCGGCAACACCTCTTCCTCACTCCATATGCACGACGAGCCGTGGCTGGATTTCAATATGATTCAATCCGGACATCATGAACAGGTTCGCGAGAATTATAAGCACATGAAGGGCGATTACGATCGGCTGCCGGTCAAGCCGACCGTGGACGCAGAGCCTGCTTATGAGGATCACCCGGTCAACTTTAATGCGTCCCGCGGTTACTTTGATCAAGCAGATGTGCGGACGGGTGCATATTACGGCGTCTTCGCAGGCGGCTTCGGCACGACTTATGGCCATCACAGCGTCTGGTCGATGACAACGGAGCCCGCGCCGTATTTCATCATGACGTGGCAGGATGCGCTGAATCGGCCGGGTGCGACGCAGATGCAGCATCTGCGCGCATTGATGGAGTCAAGGCCGTATCTGGATCGTGTGCCCGACCAAAGCCTGATCGCCGAAAACTACGAAGGCGCGAACTATATGGTCGCAACAAGGGGCGAGAATTACGGTCTCATCTACAGCCCGAACGGGATTCCTTTCCGCGCATCGCTCCGCAGCCTTGGAGGCGGCCGCATAACGGCGTCATGGTTCGACCCGCGCACCGGCGAGTACAGCGCAATCGGCCCCGTCACAAGTAATGACGGAGAAGCAACTTTCGTCCCTCCGACTAGCGGCAGAGGAAACGATTGGGTGCTCGTGTTGACCGCATCCTAG